The following are encoded together in the Pedobacter steynii genome:
- a CDS encoding TIGR03915 family putative DNA repair protein — MLYVIDGSLESLLCAVFEWFERKPGKIILQLEKNHQPDAFTAAFHVHNDIKKADRVWAGLKKKLNTSWMRRFYCTFLSESAQAYSSLFEFTCYIFSNPAGSEDNYGNTYVLAVAQTARKVEREKHRMEAFIRFQHSVDGIFYCGVEPVFNVLPLIMNHFKNRYADQEWIIYDLKRHYGMYYNLEKVEEVSFNPDEEKNLNKKTGELQDAKENLYATLWQDYFKSTNISARKNTKLHVQHVPKRYWKYLTEKIGA, encoded by the coding sequence ATGTTATATGTGATCGATGGAAGTTTAGAGAGCTTGCTTTGTGCAGTCTTTGAATGGTTTGAGAGAAAACCAGGGAAAATAATTCTGCAATTGGAAAAAAATCATCAACCAGATGCTTTCACAGCAGCATTTCATGTACATAATGATATCAAAAAGGCTGATAGAGTATGGGCAGGATTAAAAAAGAAACTAAATACAAGCTGGATGAGAAGGTTCTACTGCACTTTTCTCTCAGAATCAGCTCAAGCCTACAGCAGTCTATTTGAGTTTACTTGTTATATATTTTCAAATCCAGCCGGATCAGAAGATAATTATGGTAATACTTATGTATTGGCTGTAGCGCAAACAGCCAGAAAGGTGGAGAGAGAGAAACATAGGATGGAGGCTTTCATACGATTTCAACATTCTGTAGATGGAATTTTTTACTGTGGCGTAGAACCGGTCTTCAATGTACTCCCTTTAATTATGAATCATTTTAAGAACCGTTATGCAGATCAGGAGTGGATCATTTATGATCTGAAAAGACATTATGGAATGTATTATAACCTGGAAAAAGTAGAAGAAGTAAGTTTTAATCCAGATGAGGAAAAAAATCTAAATAAAAAGACTGGAGAACTGCAGGATGCTAAAGAAAATCTCTACGCCACATTATGGCAAGACTATTTTAAAAGCACTAATATTTCGGCTAGAAAAAATACCAAATTACATGTGCAACATGTCCCAAAAAGATACTGGAAGTATCTTACTGAAAAAATTGGCGCCTAA
- a CDS encoding helix-turn-helix domain-containing protein, whose protein sequence is MPIAAKIRVQRMIKGYSQEYMAFRLDISQNAYSKLERGETKLTVRRFYEIAEILEISIDSLLPEN, encoded by the coding sequence ATGCCAATCGCCGCTAAAATAAGAGTTCAGAGAATGATCAAGGGATACAGCCAGGAATATATGGCGTTTCGCCTTGATATTTCTCAAAATGCCTATTCAAAATTGGAGCGTGGGGAAACTAAACTAACCGTGAGGAGATTCTATGAGATAGCAGAAATTCTGGAAATCTCTATTGATAGTTTACTCCCGGAAAATTAA
- a CDS encoding protease, whose translation MKNFSTLLYATVVLALSSCGMNKNGTQNSTDAADFPATVAVDSLAEKGLFAKMSIKDTVKVGELVELKFTVYNDADTAQHFCKWHTPFEPFISKYLDVQSESGEEVNYKGAMAKRVMPPPAGSYMAVNSKDSVSVTVDLLKGYDITKPDKYTITYVGQNMSGLIVKDSISFVYAKQ comes from the coding sequence ATGAAAAACTTTAGTACATTACTATATGCTACCGTCGTACTGGCACTTTCATCTTGCGGGATGAACAAGAATGGCACACAAAACAGTACAGACGCAGCGGATTTTCCGGCTACTGTAGCTGTAGACAGCTTAGCTGAGAAAGGTCTATTTGCAAAGATGTCAATTAAAGACACCGTTAAGGTTGGTGAATTGGTGGAACTGAAATTTACAGTGTACAATGATGCAGATACTGCACAACATTTTTGCAAATGGCACACTCCTTTCGAGCCATTTATAAGTAAATATCTGGATGTACAATCAGAGTCTGGTGAAGAAGTGAACTACAAGGGAGCGATGGCGAAACGAGTGATGCCACCACCGGCTGGTAGTTATATGGCTGTAAATTCTAAAGATAGTGTTTCTGTTACCGTTGATCTTTTAAAAGGATATGACATCACCAAACCTGATAAGTACACTATTACTTACGTGGGCCAAAACATGAGTGGACTTATTGTTAAAGACAGTATTTCTTTCGTTTACGCCAAACAGTAA
- a CDS encoding cold-shock protein has protein sequence MQQGTVKFFNETKGFGFIVPANGDSEIFVHSSGLMDNIRENDSVSYDIEQGKKGLNAINVKIS, from the coding sequence ATGCAACAAGGAACAGTAAAATTTTTCAATGAGACAAAAGGTTTTGGATTTATCGTGCCAGCAAATGGTGATAGCGAAATCTTTGTTCATTCTTCTGGTTTAATGGACAACATTCGTGAGAATGATTCAGTAAGCTACGACATCGAGCAAGGTAAAAAAGGCTTGAATGCAATTAATGTTAAGATCAGCTAA
- a CDS encoding Crp/Fnr family transcriptional regulator produces MDKTVSIDEALDLINKRYLKLKPESRAALKECARIEVFERNTVLVKENQYSKALMFIITGALRAYYLKDGKDISDWFAFEHDFICEINSFFLDKPSAHYFETLERSAIMIIPKESILKLCDQHHDIERLARYSTTKTMIRLQRRLVSLQFETALQKYNNLLTVHPDITKRVSLGHIASFLGITLETLSRIRNPRNRI; encoded by the coding sequence ATGGATAAAACAGTAAGTATAGATGAAGCTTTAGATCTGATCAACAAGAGATACCTAAAACTGAAACCAGAAAGCAGAGCGGCGTTAAAGGAATGCGCAAGAATCGAAGTGTTTGAGAGAAATACGGTACTTGTTAAAGAGAATCAGTATTCAAAAGCTTTAATGTTTATCATAACCGGAGCTTTGAGGGCCTATTACCTCAAGGATGGAAAAGACATCAGTGACTGGTTTGCTTTTGAGCATGATTTCATCTGTGAGATAAACAGCTTCTTTCTTGACAAACCCAGCGCCCATTATTTCGAAACATTAGAAAGATCTGCCATAATGATCATTCCCAAAGAATCCATATTGAAACTTTGTGATCAACACCATGATATAGAAAGATTAGCGAGATACTCCACGACGAAAACCATGATCAGGCTCCAGCGAAGATTGGTTTCCTTACAATTTGAAACTGCATTGCAGAAATACAACAACCTGTTAACAGTTCATCCAGACATCACTAAAAGAGTGTCTTTAGGCCATATCGCCTCCTTTCTGGGCATTACATTAGAAACGCTGAGCAGGATTCGAAATCCCAGAAACAGAATTTGA
- a CDS encoding YybH family protein, translated as MAILLFITLNLVTDKTLAQSQTDLSLDEAKREIASSNNLYFQAFVKGDSSIFINRYAEDCLIMVPNAKAMKGHRGALEFFKIAYDQIGLRDGEFITTMVYGLGNGYVAEEGIWKSYNKDHVLFDHGKFLVLWKKTDQGWKMFRDSFSSDNKLN; from the coding sequence ATGGCAATACTACTGTTCATTACTTTGAATCTTGTAACTGATAAAACCCTTGCCCAATCTCAAACTGATTTAAGTCTCGACGAAGCTAAGAGAGAAATCGCGTCCAGCAATAATCTTTATTTTCAGGCCTTTGTAAAAGGCGATTCTTCCATTTTTATTAATCGTTATGCAGAAGACTGTCTGATTATGGTGCCAAATGCAAAGGCAATGAAGGGGCATCGGGGAGCATTAGAGTTCTTTAAAATTGCTTACGATCAAATAGGACTCCGGGACGGTGAATTTATAACAACAATGGTGTATGGATTAGGTAACGGTTATGTTGCAGAGGAAGGAATTTGGAAGTCTTATAATAAGGACCATGTGTTGTTCGATCATGGGAAATTTCTCGTACTCTGGAAAAAAACAGATCAGGGCTGGAAAATGTTCCGGGACTCTTTCAGCAGCGATAACAAGCTCAACTGA
- a CDS encoding RNA polymerase sigma factor, translated as MMRLYSNLSDVELVDLLKSGNQLAYTEIFERYTRVLLRHAFRLLSDHEEAHDVVQDVFLQLWQKREDLSFKTSLSAYLYASVRNKIFNLLSHQKVILRYAESISSFMVEGYNIIEDQIREKELALIIEKEVDALPPKMREVFLLNKKDELNYREISERLNISSETAKQQVYKAMKILKLKIDSFLSIYPFL; from the coding sequence ATGATGAGATTATATAGTAATCTTTCGGATGTGGAGCTGGTAGACTTACTAAAGTCAGGGAACCAGCTCGCGTATACTGAAATCTTTGAACGGTATACCAGAGTGCTGCTGCGGCATGCATTTCGGCTTCTTTCCGATCATGAAGAAGCCCATGATGTGGTGCAGGATGTGTTTCTTCAGCTTTGGCAAAAACGGGAAGACCTATCATTTAAAACCTCACTTTCTGCATATCTCTATGCTTCCGTTAGAAACAAGATTTTTAATTTACTATCTCATCAGAAGGTGATTTTAAGATATGCAGAATCCATTAGCAGTTTTATGGTAGAAGGCTATAACATCATTGAAGATCAGATCAGGGAAAAGGAACTCGCTTTGATCATAGAAAAAGAGGTGGACGCTCTACCTCCAAAAATGCGGGAGGTGTTTCTCTTAAATAAAAAAGACGAGCTAAATTACCGTGAAATATCGGAAAGACTGAATATCAGCAGTGAGACAGCAAAACAACAGGTTTATAAAGCAATGAAAATCCTGAAGCTTAAAATAGACTCCTTCCTGAGTATTTATCCTTTTCTGTAG
- a CDS encoding SDR family NAD(P)-dependent oxidoreductase, translating to MDLQLKSKTAFISGSTQGIGFAIAKQLLKEGAKVIINGRTQKKIDLAIRKLTEEIPDADVYGIPADFANADEVNQLLAKLPDTDILINNVGIFELKPFAQIGDEDWSKIFEVNVLSGIRLSRLLLPKMLEKKWGRVIFISSESGINIPEHMIHYGMTKTAMLSISNGLAKLTKNTEVTVNTILGGPTYSDGVAETITQIAQAQQQDITEIKSYVMNNYNPSSLLQRFIDPSEIANLVVYLSSPLSIATNGSALRADGGVLNTI from the coding sequence ATGGATTTACAATTAAAATCAAAAACAGCTTTTATAAGCGGTTCTACGCAAGGGATTGGATTTGCTATCGCTAAACAATTATTAAAGGAAGGGGCTAAAGTAATCATCAATGGCAGAACACAAAAAAAGATTGACCTCGCTATACGAAAGCTAACAGAAGAAATACCGGACGCCGATGTTTATGGGATTCCGGCAGACTTTGCTAATGCAGATGAAGTAAATCAGCTGCTGGCTAAACTTCCGGATACCGACATTCTCATTAACAATGTAGGCATATTTGAACTCAAACCATTTGCTCAGATTGGGGATGAAGACTGGAGCAAAATTTTCGAAGTGAACGTTTTAAGTGGTATTCGTTTGTCAAGATTATTATTACCGAAGATGCTAGAGAAGAAATGGGGCAGAGTTATCTTTATAAGCAGTGAATCCGGCATCAATATTCCTGAGCATATGATCCATTATGGGATGACTAAAACGGCAATGCTTTCTATTAGTAATGGCTTGGCAAAACTCACTAAAAACACAGAAGTGACTGTAAATACCATATTAGGAGGCCCAACCTATTCTGACGGTGTAGCTGAAACCATCACTCAAATAGCACAGGCACAGCAGCAAGATATCACAGAAATCAAAAGCTACGTCATGAACAATTACAACCCATCCTCCCTACTTCAAAGGTTCATTGATCCATCCGAAATAGCAAACCTTGTGGTATATCTTTCCAGCCCATTGTCTATCGCTACAAACGGATCAGCACTCCGTGCAGATGGAGGTGTTTTAAATACAATTTAA
- a CDS encoding putative DNA modification/repair radical SAM protein, producing the protein MSERIREKLNILADAAKYDVSCSSSGGTRKNDNKGLGNSHASGICHTYTEDGRCVSLLKILLTNHCIYDCAFCVSRKSNDIQRAAFTVEEVVSLTINFYRRNFIEGLFLSSGIFKNADFTMERLLKVVKKLRLEERFNGYIHLKTIPGASEELIRQAGLYADRMSINLEMPTESGLKLLAPEKNHEDVKRPLGLIQNQIIQFNDEKKIIKNTPKFVPAGQSTQMVIGATPETDKDIMHTADAFYKKFSLKRVYYSGYIPISYDHRLPLIGTQPPLIRENRLYQTDWLMRFYGFHVNELLNDANPHLDIDIDPKLSWALRNLQFFPIDINVAAYRMILRIPGIGVSSAKKIMQARKFGKLRIDQLKKIGVAYNRAKHFIKCADTPYQIKDYQATQIKTFILAECQGKYSKIDVQQLILF; encoded by the coding sequence ATGTCTGAACGGATTAGAGAAAAATTGAATATCCTGGCTGATGCGGCAAAATACGACGTATCCTGCTCTTCAAGTGGAGGAACAAGAAAAAATGACAATAAAGGACTGGGTAATAGCCACGCTTCCGGGATTTGTCATACCTATACAGAAGATGGTCGCTGTGTTTCTCTTTTGAAAATTCTGCTGACCAACCACTGCATATATGATTGTGCCTTCTGTGTTTCAAGAAAAAGTAATGATATTCAACGTGCAGCTTTTACTGTTGAAGAAGTTGTTTCCCTGACCATCAATTTTTATAGACGAAACTTTATTGAAGGACTTTTTTTAAGTTCTGGAATTTTTAAGAATGCTGATTTTACGATGGAACGCTTACTAAAAGTCGTTAAAAAATTGAGACTTGAAGAACGCTTCAATGGTTATATCCATTTGAAGACGATCCCTGGTGCAAGCGAAGAACTCATTAGGCAAGCGGGGCTTTATGCAGACAGAATGAGTATCAATCTGGAGATGCCTACGGAAAGTGGTCTAAAATTACTTGCACCAGAAAAGAATCATGAAGACGTTAAGCGACCGCTCGGATTAATACAAAATCAAATCATACAGTTCAACGACGAAAAAAAAATTATTAAAAATACACCTAAATTTGTGCCTGCGGGCCAAAGTACGCAAATGGTAATCGGGGCGACCCCGGAAACAGATAAAGATATTATGCATACTGCAGATGCATTTTACAAAAAATTCTCTCTGAAAAGAGTTTATTATTCTGGATATATACCTATTAGCTACGACCATCGTCTGCCGCTTATAGGCACTCAGCCCCCACTAATTCGCGAGAATAGATTATATCAGACTGACTGGCTCATGCGCTTTTACGGCTTTCACGTTAATGAACTATTAAATGACGCCAACCCCCACTTGGATATTGATATAGATCCAAAATTGAGCTGGGCACTTAGAAACCTTCAGTTTTTTCCTATTGACATCAATGTGGCCGCCTATAGAATGATCTTGCGCATCCCAGGAATTGGAGTGAGTTCTGCGAAAAAAATTATGCAAGCCAGAAAATTTGGAAAGTTACGTATAGATCAGCTGAAGAAAATAGGAGTTGCCTATAATAGGGCAAAACATTTTATCAAATGTGCAGACACTCCTTATCAAATTAAAGATTATCAGGCTACGCAGATCAAGACATTCATATTAGCGGAATGCCAAGGTAAATATTCTAAAATTGATGTTCAACAATTGATTTTATTTTAA
- a CDS encoding helix-turn-helix transcriptional regulator → MENIKKFGRIVHIFFLLQSRSVLPIDELIEKFQVTKRTIYRDLSMLERVGIPMVYRSGAGYSIVEGFRLPPARFTDGC, encoded by the coding sequence ATGGAAAACATAAAGAAATTTGGGAGGATAGTTCATATATTTTTTCTGCTTCAATCGAGGTCTGTCTTACCGATAGACGAACTGATAGAGAAATTTCAAGTAACCAAAAGAACGATATATAGGGATCTTAGTATGCTTGAGCGTGTAGGAATTCCTATGGTTTATCGCTCTGGAGCAGGTTATTCAATAGTGGAGGGTTTCAGGCTTCCCCCAGCCAGGTTTACCGACGGTTGTTAA
- a CDS encoding RNA polymerase sigma factor: protein MNLASLSDTELIDEVKRSHTAAFEEIFKRYWEPLFLFAHKKLKDEDDAKDVVQDVFINFWIRSSSIVITESLEKYLYSSVRYELLYKISRSLKKEEKIRHYIDVVMPDFTASLDPLQQKELFAAVDEQIDLLPDRLKQIYLLSKDENLSIKEIASMLNLSEQTVKNQLSTALKKLRVGLKEAFIIILFSNI from the coding sequence ATGAATTTAGCATCGTTATCTGATACGGAATTAATTGATGAGGTCAAACGCAGTCATACGGCTGCATTTGAGGAAATTTTCAAGCGATATTGGGAACCCTTGTTTCTTTTTGCTCATAAAAAGTTAAAAGATGAGGATGATGCGAAGGATGTTGTGCAAGACGTCTTCATCAATTTCTGGATCAGGTCTTCCTCCATTGTCATCACCGAGTCCCTGGAAAAATACTTATACAGCAGTGTACGGTACGAACTGCTGTATAAAATATCCAGATCCCTCAAAAAGGAGGAAAAGATCCGGCATTATATAGATGTCGTGATGCCTGATTTTACCGCTTCACTGGATCCCCTGCAACAGAAAGAACTGTTTGCTGCTGTAGATGAGCAAATTGACTTATTGCCCGATCGCCTCAAACAGATTTACCTACTTAGCAAAGACGAAAACCTAAGTATCAAAGAAATAGCGAGCATGCTGAATCTCTCCGAACAAACTGTTAAGAATCAACTAAGCACAGCATTAAAAAAGCTTCGGGTAGGCCTTAAAGAAGCATTTATCATTATTCTCTTTTCAAATATCTAA
- a CDS encoding TetR/AcrR family transcriptional regulator: MNNTKMIPEMRGRPTIYDDQQILLKAQSVFWTKGYTATSLEDLLKAMDIGSGSFYNAFKGGKKELFRKALLQRRAAFNQFKAELKKNESPIELIKDFFRSIAESDSLVHLQGCIIVNTVVEMTFVDEELEKESVAILMEVEKMFTAEIEKAQKKGTLKNQTDPVILGRYLITLWNGLNVTRRMYPDNNILKEQIEMQLEIIS; the protein is encoded by the coding sequence ATGAACAATACAAAAATGATTCCTGAGATGAGAGGCAGACCAACCATATATGATGATCAACAGATTTTACTGAAAGCACAAAGCGTTTTCTGGACAAAAGGATATACAGCCACATCTTTAGAAGACCTGTTAAAAGCCATGGACATAGGCAGTGGAAGCTTCTATAATGCTTTCAAAGGAGGAAAAAAAGAACTATTCCGAAAAGCACTCCTTCAAAGAAGAGCCGCATTTAATCAATTTAAGGCGGAATTAAAAAAGAATGAATCCCCAATTGAGCTGATCAAAGATTTTTTCCGAAGTATTGCAGAATCTGATTCCCTAGTTCACCTCCAGGGCTGCATTATTGTCAATACCGTCGTAGAAATGACTTTTGTCGATGAAGAGTTGGAAAAGGAGTCTGTAGCCATTTTGATGGAAGTAGAAAAGATGTTTACAGCTGAAATTGAAAAAGCGCAGAAGAAGGGTACACTTAAAAATCAGACAGATCCTGTAATTCTGGGCAGATACTTAATTACGTTGTGGAACGGTTTGAATGTTACAAGAAGAATGTACCCGGACAATAATATACTTAAAGAGCAGATTGAAATGCAGCTGGAAATCATCAGCTGA
- a CDS encoding VOC family protein, with protein sequence MATTNTYLNFNGNCEEAFLFYKSVFGGEFTFIGKFNEMPPQSGSTMSEEDGNKIMHVSLPIGTSVLMGSDTGGEWAPTFVQGNNFSISIGADSKSEADRLFDGLSAGGQATMPMNQTFWGDYFGMFVDKFGINWMVSFNENNKK encoded by the coding sequence ATGGCAACAACAAACACTTATCTAAACTTTAACGGGAACTGCGAAGAAGCATTTCTTTTTTACAAATCGGTATTTGGAGGAGAATTCACCTTTATCGGAAAATTCAATGAAATGCCACCGCAAAGTGGTAGCACCATGTCTGAAGAAGACGGTAATAAAATTATGCATGTTTCTTTGCCTATAGGGACTTCTGTTTTGATGGGAAGTGACACCGGAGGGGAATGGGCACCAACATTTGTACAGGGCAATAATTTTTCTATCTCTATCGGGGCTGACAGTAAATCAGAAGCCGATCGGTTATTTGACGGTTTATCTGCAGGTGGGCAAGCTACTATGCCAATGAATCAAACCTTTTGGGGAGACTATTTCGGGATGTTTGTTGATAAATTTGGCATCAACTGGATGGTAAGTTTCAACGAGAACAACAAGAAATAA
- a CDS encoding RidA family protein produces MDANGQPSSADMRTQLLLTINNLEELIKSAGYDCKGIVRLNVYTTSVQDFFSTCMEVYQDFLHKHGIKQATPLLEVKGLFATLTVELEATVVR; encoded by the coding sequence ATAGATGCGAATGGACAGCCCAGTTCAGCTGACATGAGAACTCAACTCCTACTTACAATTAATAACCTGGAAGAACTTATCAAGAGTGCAGGATATGATTGTAAGGGCATCGTTCGTTTGAATGTTTACACCACCTCTGTGCAAGATTTTTTCAGTACATGTATGGAGGTATATCAGGATTTTTTGCATAAACACGGCATAAAGCAAGCTACACCCTTACTGGAAGTTAAAGGCCTTTTTGCAACTCTGACGGTCGAACTGGAAGCTACTGTAGTAAGATAG
- a CDS encoding DUF808 domain-containing protein — MAAGFFAILDDIAALMDDVSVAAKIATKKTAGILGDDLAVNAEKATGFLSSRELPVLWAITKGSFINKIIIVPIALLLNAFFPIAIKVALVLGGLYLAYEGVEKIVEYFFHRPKEGHEVVAEIKQEDNEAEKIKIKSAVTTDFILSVEIVIIALGSVLEKSLAIQILTVSVVAILATVGVYGIVAVIVRMDDAGYKLIKRSNDKGLLAGLGHLLVKSLPVIIRILAVVGTLALILVSGGIFIHNIEFLHHLFPKMASIVKELLAGLVAGLIMVAILTAGKKAISFFKK, encoded by the coding sequence ATGGCTGCAGGTTTTTTTGCGATTTTGGATGATATAGCTGCCTTGATGGATGATGTTTCAGTTGCGGCTAAAATAGCAACGAAAAAAACTGCGGGTATTTTGGGTGATGATTTAGCTGTGAATGCAGAGAAAGCCACTGGTTTTCTGTCTTCACGTGAACTGCCGGTGCTTTGGGCAATTACGAAAGGCTCTTTCATTAATAAAATTATTATCGTTCCTATCGCTTTGTTGTTAAACGCATTCTTTCCAATTGCTATTAAGGTTGCCTTGGTATTAGGAGGGCTTTATCTGGCTTATGAAGGTGTTGAAAAGATTGTCGAGTACTTTTTTCATCGTCCGAAGGAAGGTCATGAGGTGGTTGCGGAGATCAAACAGGAAGATAATGAGGCAGAAAAAATAAAGATTAAATCTGCGGTAACCACCGACTTCATTCTGTCGGTAGAGATCGTGATTATCGCGTTAGGAAGTGTTTTAGAAAAGAGTTTAGCGATTCAGATTTTAACAGTTTCGGTAGTCGCCATATTAGCTACAGTTGGCGTTTACGGCATCGTTGCCGTTATTGTAAGAATGGATGATGCAGGTTACAAATTAATCAAACGCTCCAATGATAAAGGCTTATTGGCAGGCCTGGGACATTTACTGGTTAAATCACTGCCTGTTATTATCAGGATTCTGGCTGTTGTAGGAACGCTTGCTTTGATCCTGGTTTCTGGTGGAATCTTTATCCATAACATTGAATTTTTACACCATTTATTTCCAAAAATGGCTTCAATAGTTAAAGAATTACTGGCTGGACTGGTAGCGGGATTAATCATGGTCGCGATATTAACGGCTGGTAAAAAAGCAATCTCATTTTTTAAAAAATAA
- a CDS encoding FecR family protein produces the protein MNEDQVIALIKKYNEGGLSQEERAKLESWYITQALNSKAEIDEERQEEIIELLRTELPLKYHRNSGRLWLRIAAAASVVLCVGTAYYFYQRIQPEPLVLHAQSTISPGGNKAYLTLVDGQKIALTNAKNGTVAIQPGVKITKAADGELIYNISDHDERHKGINNYNTIETPVGGQYQIVLPDGTKIWLNAASSLKFPSTFARLVSRKVELRGEAYFEVAKNKQQPFIVKTTEQDVEVLGTHFNINTYKDEQVVKTTLLEGSIKIHNDLESKILKPGEQSILSHRRFALKTVDVEEAIAWKKGYFYFYNENIESIMRKISRWYNVEVRYQGEITEEGFYGTISRTKNINQVLDVLEKTKGVHFRIEGRRITVMK, from the coding sequence ATGAATGAAGATCAGGTCATAGCTTTAATCAAAAAATACAACGAAGGAGGATTAAGTCAGGAGGAACGCGCAAAACTGGAATCCTGGTACATTACCCAGGCTTTAAACAGCAAAGCAGAAATTGATGAGGAGCGGCAGGAAGAAATCATCGAACTCCTCAGGACGGAGCTTCCCCTAAAATACCATAGGAACTCCGGAAGGCTTTGGCTGCGTATTGCCGCTGCCGCTTCAGTTGTTCTTTGTGTCGGAACTGCCTATTATTTTTATCAGCGGATTCAACCAGAACCTCTTGTCTTACATGCGCAAAGCACTATTTCCCCTGGTGGCAATAAAGCATATCTGACATTGGTAGATGGTCAAAAAATTGCATTGACGAATGCGAAGAATGGTACAGTCGCCATACAACCGGGAGTCAAAATAACGAAAGCGGCAGATGGCGAACTGATATATAACATTTCAGACCATGATGAACGACATAAAGGAATAAATAACTACAACACTATAGAAACCCCTGTCGGCGGGCAATATCAGATCGTATTGCCGGATGGCACCAAAATATGGCTTAACGCCGCATCGTCACTCAAATTCCCCTCAACTTTTGCCAGGTTAGTTAGTAGAAAGGTTGAATTACGCGGCGAAGCCTACTTTGAAGTGGCTAAGAATAAGCAGCAACCATTTATCGTCAAAACGACCGAACAGGATGTCGAAGTCTTAGGAACGCATTTTAACATCAATACCTACAAGGATGAGCAGGTGGTTAAAACCACCTTATTGGAAGGCTCGATAAAAATCCATAATGACCTGGAGTCTAAAATTCTGAAACCAGGAGAGCAGTCCATTTTGAGTCACCGTCGGTTTGCCCTGAAAACTGTTGATGTGGAAGAAGCGATTGCCTGGAAAAAGGGCTACTTCTATTTTTACAATGAAAACATTGAAAGCATCATGCGGAAAATCTCCCGCTGGTATAATGTAGAGGTCCGGTATCAGGGAGAAATTACTGAAGAAGGATTTTACGGAACGATATCACGTACAAAAAACATCAATCAGGTACTGGATGTCTTGGAGAAAACCAAAGGAGTTCATTTTAGAATCGAAGGAAGGAGGATTACAGTTATGAAGTAA